One genomic window of Melanotaenia boesemani isolate fMelBoe1 chromosome 20, fMelBoe1.pri, whole genome shotgun sequence includes the following:
- the nkx2.2a gene encoding homeobox protein Nkx-2.2a yields the protein MSLTNTKTGFSVKDILDLPDTNDEEGSITGPEEDTEGSESTTTTKNTGVLVQSPLESVQNLPLKNPFYDSSDNPYTRWLATTDSIQYSLHGLSASSQDSAKSPEPSADDESPDNDKETSSSGGSDSGKKRKRRVLFSKAQTYELERRFRQQRYLSAPEREHLASLIRLTPTQVKIWFQNHRYKMKRARAEKGMEVTHLPSPRRVAVPVLVRDGKPCHTLKAQDLAATFQAGIPFSAYSAQSLQHMQYNAQYSAAATPQFPTAHHLVQTQQWTW from the exons ATGTCGTTGACCAACACAAAGACGGGCTTCTCTGTAAAGGACATTTTGGACCTTCCTGACACAAATGACGAAGAAGGATCTATCACCGGACCGGAGGAAGACACGGAGGGATCGGAGAGCACGACGACGACAAAAAATACTGGAGTTTTGGTGCAAAGTCCACTGGAAAGCGTTCAAAATCTGCCTTTAAAGAACCCCTTTTATGACAGTAGTGACAATCCTTACACACGATGGCTCGCTACAACGGACAGTATTCAATATTCAT TGCACGGTCTATCCGCCAGTTCACAGGACTCAGCCAAGTCCCCGGAGCCGTCCGCAGATGACGAATCGCCGGACAATGACAAGGAAACTTCCAGCAGCGGTGGCAGCGACTCCGGCAAGAAGCGGAAAAGGAGGGTGTTGTTTTCAAAGGCACAGACGTACGAGCTGGAGCGCCGCTTCCGGCAGCAGAGGTACCTGTCCGCTCCGGAGAGGGAGCACCTGGCCAGCTTGATCCGCCTCACCCCGACCCAGGTGAAGATCTGGTTCCAGAACCACCGGTATAAGATGAAGAGAGCCCGGGCCGAGAAAGGTATGGAAGTGACCCATCTCCCTTCTCCCAGGCGGGTGGCCGTGCCCGTCTTAGTCAGGGATGGAAAGCCTTGTCACACTCTTAAAGCTCAGGACTTGGCGGCCACTTTTCAGGCCGGGATCCCCTTCTCGGCATATAGTGCCCAGTCACTCCAACACATGCAGTATAACGCGCAGTACAGCGCCGCGGCCACGCCACAGTTCCCCACAGCACATCACTTGGTGCAAACGCAACAGTGGACTTGGTGA